Proteins encoded within one genomic window of Pseudalkalibacillus sp. SCS-8:
- a CDS encoding enoyl-CoA hydratase-related protein, producing MSSILYEVKNHIAYVTLNRPDVLNCFNYETLKQLGEIVEEIHHNPEARVVIFTGAGEKAFSAGADLKERKTLTENEVRRNVSKIRDVFTAVDKLPQPTIAAMNGYAFGGGFELALACDFRIAVEDTKMGLTELGWAIIPGAGGTQRLPRLIGQAKAMELILTAKKLSSEEALQYGILNEVVSSDKLIETAEQWAERMLSNGPIALKQAKFAIKQGMNVDLETGLNLEAKAYEVTIPTKDRVEALVAFGEKRPPEFKGE from the coding sequence ATGTCATCGATTTTATATGAAGTGAAAAATCATATCGCATACGTAACTTTGAACCGACCGGATGTGTTGAACTGTTTTAATTACGAAACGTTGAAGCAGCTTGGTGAGATCGTAGAAGAGATCCATCATAACCCTGAAGCACGTGTCGTCATTTTCACTGGTGCTGGAGAGAAGGCATTCAGTGCAGGTGCTGATTTGAAAGAGCGTAAAACATTGACTGAAAATGAAGTGCGACGTAATGTCTCGAAAATCAGAGACGTGTTTACGGCTGTCGATAAGCTGCCTCAACCGACGATTGCCGCAATGAACGGTTATGCATTCGGTGGTGGCTTCGAGCTTGCGCTTGCATGTGACTTCCGTATCGCAGTCGAGGATACGAAGATGGGCTTGACGGAGCTTGGCTGGGCGATCATCCCAGGAGCTGGCGGTACACAGCGTTTGCCGCGTTTGATCGGACAAGCGAAGGCGATGGAACTGATTTTGACAGCGAAAAAGCTCTCTTCAGAAGAAGCATTACAATACGGAATTTTGAATGAGGTCGTTTCTTCCGATAAATTGATTGAAACGGCTGAACAATGGGCAGAAAGAATGTTAAGCAATGGTCCGATTGCCTTGAAACAAGCGAAGTTTGCTATCAAGCAAGGCATGAACGTCGATTTGGAAACAGGGTTGAACTTAGAAGCGAAAGCATACGAGGTGACGATCCCTACAAAGGACCGTGTTGAGGCGTTAGTTGCATTCGGTGAAAAGCGTCCGCCTGAATTCAAGGGAGAATAA
- the paaX gene encoding phenylacetic acid degradation operon negative regulatory protein PaaX — MIFTLYGDYIRHYGNDIWIGSLIRLLKEFGHNEQSVRAAISRMNKQGWVTAERKGNKSYYRLTEPGVARIEEAAKRIFKLQPESWDGQWRMFTYTIPEEKRHIRDELRKELVWSGFGLLSNSFWISPNKQEKQVKQMIEKYEIGDYVHFFVSEYKGPHESEKLVEECWDLNEINAKYDEFIKTYSQKYVMDKNKIEKGEMSDGECFVERTKLVHEYRKFLFVDPGLPEELLPKKWLGDYAASLFSDYYKALAQPASRFFEDVFSEGNEVKNRDKKYDALNHPLIIDHTNK, encoded by the coding sequence ATGATTTTTACGTTATATGGAGATTATATACGCCATTACGGCAATGACATATGGATTGGTAGCTTGATTCGGCTGTTAAAAGAGTTCGGTCATAACGAGCAGTCTGTCCGTGCTGCGATTTCACGCATGAACAAGCAGGGCTGGGTGACAGCTGAACGGAAAGGGAATAAGAGCTACTACCGCTTGACGGAACCTGGCGTTGCTCGGATTGAAGAAGCGGCGAAGCGTATTTTCAAGCTTCAGCCTGAGAGCTGGGACGGGCAGTGGAGGATGTTTACGTATACGATTCCTGAAGAAAAAAGGCACATCCGGGACGAACTGAGGAAAGAACTCGTGTGGAGCGGGTTCGGACTTTTGTCCAATAGCTTCTGGATCTCTCCGAACAAGCAGGAGAAGCAAGTGAAGCAGATGATCGAGAAGTATGAAATCGGGGATTATGTGCATTTCTTCGTTTCTGAATACAAGGGACCGCATGAAAGCGAGAAGCTCGTTGAAGAATGCTGGGACCTGAATGAGATCAATGCGAAGTACGATGAGTTCATCAAAACGTACAGCCAGAAATATGTGATGGATAAGAACAAGATTGAAAAAGGTGAGATGTCGGACGGTGAATGCTTTGTCGAGCGGACGAAGCTTGTCCATGAATACCGTAAATTCTTGTTCGTCGATCCAGGACTGCCTGAAGAATTGTTGCCGAAAAAATGGCTCGGGGATTATGCGGCTAGCCTGTTCAGTGATTATTACAAGGCACTCGCCCAACCAGCCAGCCGTTTCTTTGAGGATGTATTCAGTGAAGGAAACGAAGTGAAAAACCGTGATAAAAAATATGATGCGTTGAACCACCCGTTAATCATTGATCATACCAACAAATGA
- a CDS encoding gamma carbonic anhydrase family protein: MLYPYNGKNPKVDDSVFIAPGVHIIGDVTIGKNSSVWFNTVVRGDEAPIIIGERCNIQDNCTCHLYEEFPLILEDEVSVGHNVILHGCTIRKGALIGMGATILDGAEIGESAFIGANTLIPPGKKIPPRTMVMGSPGKVIRELTDKDLELIQLTIDTYEQKGKEFKENLGEIKL; encoded by the coding sequence ATGCTTTACCCATATAACGGTAAAAATCCGAAAGTCGATGATTCCGTCTTTATCGCGCCTGGAGTACATATTATTGGTGATGTAACAATCGGCAAGAATTCGAGTGTTTGGTTCAACACTGTCGTCCGTGGAGACGAAGCTCCGATCATCATCGGGGAACGGTGCAACATCCAGGATAATTGCACGTGTCATCTCTACGAAGAATTCCCGCTCATCCTGGAAGACGAAGTATCTGTCGGGCACAATGTCATCCTCCACGGTTGCACGATTCGTAAAGGTGCCCTGATCGGGATGGGTGCGACGATCCTCGATGGTGCTGAAATCGGAGAATCTGCCTTCATTGGAGCGAATACATTGATTCCTCCAGGCAAAAAAATCCCCCCGCGGACGATGGTCATGGGTTCACCAGGCAAAGTCATCCGGGAGCTGACAGACAAAGACTTGGAACTCATCCAACTAACAATTGATACGTACGAACAAAAGGGCAAAGAATTTAAAGAAAACTTAGGTGAGATCAAGCTGTAA
- a CDS encoding NAD(P)H-dependent flavin oxidoreductase: protein MNRLYDLLKIKYPIIQGGMGNVSNAPLTAAISEAGGLGTLGIGTMLPDEIEGLIKDTKERTDKPFAVNIPLSVSPAVKETAMLLFEYEIPVVVLSAGNPAPFIPKFKERGLTVICVVASVKHAKKAEQAGADIVVAEGYEAAGINATEESTTMTLIPQIVDAVDIPVIAAGGIGDGRGLAAALSLGASGVQMGTRFIATQEGAFHENYKQKLIEATDTETTIVGRSYGKIRRLMKTPYALELLKEEASGADVEVFINKTTEDYHRKGAVEGDFDKGFINSGQIAGLINDIPTVEELLERMKKQAKETLNKTQQLL, encoded by the coding sequence ATGAACCGATTATATGATTTGCTTAAGATTAAGTATCCGATCATCCAAGGCGGGATGGGGAACGTTTCGAATGCACCGCTGACAGCTGCGATATCTGAAGCTGGCGGGCTTGGTACATTAGGTATTGGAACGATGCTGCCCGACGAAATTGAAGGACTGATCAAAGACACGAAAGAGCGGACCGACAAGCCTTTTGCGGTGAACATCCCGTTGAGTGTTTCGCCTGCTGTGAAGGAGACGGCAATGCTGCTGTTCGAATATGAAATTCCTGTCGTCGTTCTGTCAGCAGGGAATCCAGCACCGTTCATTCCGAAGTTCAAGGAAAGAGGGCTGACGGTCATTTGTGTTGTTGCATCAGTCAAGCATGCAAAAAAGGCTGAACAAGCTGGGGCTGATATCGTTGTTGCCGAAGGGTATGAAGCAGCAGGGATCAATGCAACCGAGGAGTCGACGACTATGACGTTGATTCCACAGATTGTCGATGCTGTTGATATCCCTGTCATTGCGGCTGGTGGAATCGGTGACGGAAGAGGCCTGGCGGCTGCTCTCTCACTAGGAGCTTCCGGAGTCCAAATGGGGACACGTTTCATTGCAACGCAGGAAGGTGCGTTCCATGAAAACTACAAACAAAAGTTGATTGAGGCGACAGATACAGAAACGACGATTGTTGGTCGTTCTTACGGAAAAATCCGCCGCCTTATGAAAACACCTTATGCATTGGAATTGTTGAAAGAGGAAGCCTCAGGAGCGGATGTGGAAGTATTCATCAACAAGACGACAGAGGATTATCACCGTAAAGGCGCTGTTGAGGGTGATTTTGACAAAGGCTTCATCAATTCCGGTCAAATCGCAGGCCTGATCAACGACATCCCGACTGTGGAAGAGTTACTCGAGCGCATGAAGAAGCAAGCGAAGGAAACGCTCAACAAGACGCAACAGTTGCTTTAA
- a CDS encoding sodium-dependent transporter, which produces MAQQEQWTSKLTFILAAAGSAIGLGAIWKFPYVAGTSGGGAFFLVFLLFTFLVGFPLLLAEFVIGRSTQKEAISAYRSIAPGWEFIGRIGVFTAFILLSFYSVIGGWILLYFGASITGYVSGVDNYEQLFGTIISNPWTAVGSQLAFILLTIFVVAKGIKQGIEKASKWMMPALFILFIILIARSLTLEGAMEGVQFFLQPDFSKLTSEGVLFALGQSFFSLSLGVSVMVTYSSYLSKTESLGRSATSIVLMNIFITVLSGLAIFPAVFSFGFEPTEGPGLLFIVLPSVFSEMPGGTLFFIVFLALFLFATLTSAFSMLEIIVASVSKNAGQRRSKSSWIVGLTIFAVGIPSALSYGLLADVKLFDKTIFDLMDYLVSNIMLPIGALLISIFVPLKMKREVLIEELTDGSSRGKKLLALWLLVLKYFVPFLIIIVFLDALGVFGG; this is translated from the coding sequence ATGGCACAACAAGAGCAATGGACATCTAAACTCACATTCATACTAGCTGCAGCAGGATCCGCAATCGGACTCGGCGCCATTTGGAAATTCCCTTATGTTGCTGGGACAAGCGGGGGAGGAGCCTTTTTCCTTGTATTCTTACTCTTTACATTCCTTGTTGGTTTCCCACTGTTGCTCGCTGAATTTGTGATTGGACGAAGTACACAGAAAGAAGCCATATCTGCCTATCGATCCATAGCCCCTGGTTGGGAATTCATCGGTCGTATCGGCGTTTTCACTGCATTCATTCTATTATCGTTTTATAGCGTCATCGGAGGTTGGATCCTCCTCTACTTCGGTGCCAGTATCACGGGATACGTTTCTGGTGTCGACAATTATGAACAATTATTCGGAACCATCATTTCCAACCCATGGACGGCTGTGGGTTCTCAGCTTGCATTTATCCTTTTGACAATTTTCGTGGTTGCCAAAGGCATTAAACAAGGTATTGAAAAAGCAAGCAAATGGATGATGCCAGCCTTATTCATTCTTTTCATCATCCTCATTGCACGCTCTCTGACATTGGAGGGAGCAATGGAAGGGGTCCAATTCTTCCTTCAGCCAGACTTCTCGAAGCTGACGTCTGAAGGAGTGTTGTTCGCACTTGGACAATCCTTCTTCTCTCTGAGCCTTGGTGTCTCAGTGATGGTGACATACAGCTCGTACTTGTCTAAGACGGAAAGTCTCGGTCGATCAGCAACATCCATTGTTCTTATGAACATATTCATTACGGTCCTTTCCGGACTTGCGATCTTCCCGGCAGTCTTCTCATTTGGATTTGAGCCAACTGAAGGACCAGGACTGTTGTTCATCGTACTTCCATCGGTCTTTTCGGAAATGCCAGGAGGGACACTCTTCTTCATTGTATTCTTGGCTCTGTTCCTTTTCGCGACATTGACATCAGCGTTCTCGATGCTTGAAATCATTGTTGCATCCGTATCGAAAAACGCAGGTCAACGCCGTTCGAAGTCTTCCTGGATTGTCGGTCTGACGATTTTTGCCGTAGGTATCCCTTCTGCACTTTCTTATGGATTACTTGCAGATGTGAAACTGTTCGACAAGACGATCTTCGATTTAATGGACTACCTGGTCAGTAACATCATGCTACCGATTGGTGCATTATTGATTTCCATCTTCGTACCATTGAAGATGAAGCGTGAAGTATTGATTGAAGAATTGACTGACGGCAGCAGCCGCGGCAAGAAGCTTCTTGCGCTATGGCTCCTCGTCCTTAAATATTTCGTGCCGTTCTTGATCATCATCGTCTTCCTGGATGCACTCGGTGTATTCGGAGGATAA
- a CDS encoding SDR family oxidoreductase codes for MLNEKVAVVTGASRGAGKAIATRFMSEGAKLAIIGSSEQIHETGKELEENGAEVLSLQADVSDEQQVEQAMKQTIEKYGKIDILVNNAGIGFFKTVEETTVEEWDKVFAVNTKGVFLTTRAVLPYMKKEKAGTIVTISSDVGRRAIANGSAYTATKYAVQGFIGSVAQEVKEYGIRMGTVNPGAIDTYFGGSKQGETHKEDWLKVDDIAEAVCYMASAGKHMVVDEIMLHPLSQEYPRA; via the coding sequence ATGCTAAATGAAAAGGTAGCCGTTGTAACTGGTGCATCAAGAGGTGCTGGTAAGGCCATCGCAACAAGATTCATGTCAGAAGGTGCGAAGCTTGCGATCATCGGCTCTTCCGAACAAATCCATGAAACCGGAAAAGAGCTTGAGGAGAACGGTGCAGAAGTACTCAGCCTCCAGGCAGATGTTTCAGATGAACAACAAGTCGAACAAGCGATGAAACAAACGATTGAGAAATACGGAAAAATAGATATTCTCGTAAACAATGCTGGAATTGGATTCTTCAAAACCGTCGAGGAAACGACTGTAGAGGAATGGGACAAGGTGTTTGCCGTTAATACGAAAGGGGTCTTCCTTACAACCCGTGCTGTACTCCCATACATGAAAAAGGAGAAAGCAGGTACGATTGTTACGATTTCATCGGATGTTGGAAGAAGAGCGATAGCGAACGGCTCCGCCTATACGGCGACAAAATATGCGGTCCAAGGCTTCATCGGATCGGTCGCTCAGGAAGTGAAGGAGTATGGCATCCGAATGGGAACGGTCAATCCAGGAGCAATCGACACCTATTTTGGCGGTTCTAAACAAGGTGAGACCCATAAGGAAGATTGGTTGAAGGTTGATGACATCGCAGAGGCTGTTTGTTATATGGCATCTGCCGGGAAGCATATGGTCGTTGACGAGATCATGCTCCACCCACTCTCCCAGGAATATCCAAGAGCATAA
- a CDS encoding thioesterase family protein, with product MKPGMEVGQKATITAKVTPEMFAQFEGNVVHPAYSTVSMVYHMEWAARQIILPYLEDHEEGIGGGVSARHLNPTPEGSEITVTATLRELKGKAVICDLEVRNEKEKIGEGEVTQYILPREMIQGKIESMKV from the coding sequence TTGAAGCCAGGAATGGAAGTCGGGCAAAAAGCGACAATAACCGCTAAAGTGACACCGGAAATGTTTGCGCAGTTTGAAGGTAACGTTGTCCATCCAGCTTATTCGACGGTCTCGATGGTTTATCACATGGAATGGGCGGCGCGACAGATCATCCTTCCGTATCTTGAAGATCATGAAGAAGGAATCGGTGGGGGCGTTTCAGCGAGACATCTGAATCCGACACCGGAGGGCAGTGAAATCACGGTAACAGCGACTCTACGAGAACTAAAGGGTAAAGCTGTCATTTGTGACCTCGAGGTCCGAAACGAGAAAGAAAAAATCGGTGAAGGGGAAGTTACACAATACATCCTGCCGCGAGAGATGATCCAGGGAAAAATCGAATCCATGAAAGTTTGA
- a CDS encoding Glu/Leu/Phe/Val dehydrogenase dimerization domain-containing protein — protein MFERINEHEQLLFCNDEHTGLKAIIAIHNTTLGPALGGCRMRPYKSTDEAIEDVLRLSKGMTYKCAAADVDFGGGKAVIIGDPLKERSPELFRAFGQFVDSLNGRFYTGTDMGTTPNDFVHALKETNCIVGVPEEYGGSGDSSVPTAEGVLYGLKATNNVLFGSEDLSGKTYSIQGLGKVGFKVAEQLLEAGADIYVTDINEKAIQQIVDKAELMKGNVKVVEGDEIYSVPADVFIPCALGGIINDETIEHLKVKAVVGSANNQLLRNEHGTFLQERGILYAPDYIVNAGGLIQVSDELYTPNKARVLAKTRAIYDTLLEIYQQSREKSISTADAADEFCKNRIESRRKRNSFFSHDKRPKWNVRY, from the coding sequence ATGTTTGAACGCATTAATGAGCATGAGCAATTGCTGTTTTGTAATGATGAACATACAGGGTTGAAGGCGATCATCGCCATACATAATACGACACTCGGTCCGGCATTGGGCGGTTGCCGGATGCGCCCGTATAAATCCACGGATGAGGCGATTGAAGATGTCTTGCGTCTGTCAAAAGGGATGACGTACAAGTGTGCGGCAGCAGACGTCGATTTTGGAGGCGGTAAAGCGGTCATTATCGGTGATCCTCTCAAAGAACGTTCACCGGAATTGTTCCGTGCGTTCGGTCAATTCGTCGACTCGCTGAATGGACGCTTTTATACAGGAACGGACATGGGGACAACGCCGAATGATTTCGTTCATGCGTTAAAAGAAACGAACTGCATCGTCGGTGTTCCTGAGGAGTATGGTGGGAGCGGAGATTCTTCTGTCCCGACAGCTGAAGGGGTTTTATATGGTCTGAAAGCGACGAACAACGTGTTGTTCGGGTCTGAGGACCTTTCAGGTAAGACGTACTCCATCCAGGGTCTCGGAAAGGTCGGCTTCAAGGTTGCTGAACAGCTTCTAGAAGCGGGAGCAGATATCTACGTGACTGACATCAATGAAAAAGCGATCCAGCAGATCGTTGATAAAGCCGAGCTCATGAAAGGCAACGTGAAAGTCGTTGAAGGAGACGAGATTTACAGTGTTCCAGCAGATGTCTTCATTCCGTGCGCGTTGGGCGGGATCATTAATGATGAAACGATCGAACATCTGAAAGTGAAAGCTGTTGTCGGATCAGCGAACAACCAGCTGCTGCGAAACGAACACGGGACATTTTTACAAGAAAGAGGCATTCTTTATGCGCCTGACTATATCGTAAATGCGGGTGGACTCATTCAGGTATCGGATGAGCTTTATACGCCGAATAAAGCCCGTGTCCTGGCAAAAACGAGAGCAATCTATGACACGCTTTTGGAAATCTATCAACAGTCCAGGGAAAAATCCATTTCCACTGCGGATGCAGCTGATGAGTTTTGTAAGAATCGAATCGAGAGCAGACGTAAGCGAAACAGCTTCTTCAGTCATGATAAACGACCAAAATGGAACGTACGTTACTAA
- the pdhA gene encoding pyruvate dehydrogenase (acetyl-transferring) E1 component subunit alpha: protein METQFPMKQILNEDGIVVNSEYESQMTEELTKELYVMMLRARMFDRKSVNLQRQGRIGTYVPFEGQEAAQVGSSLVLEEGDWMFPTYRDHGATLTYGHSARNLFLYWKGYPMGCVPPEGKNIFPPAVPIASQLLHATGAAWAEQMKGTDRGSIVYFGDGATSEGDFHEGLNFASVYNAPVVFFNQNNGFAISVPTEKQMKSKTIAQKAVAYDIPGVRLDGNDIFVVYFETKKAMDRARRGEGPTLIEAVTYRYGAHTTADDPSKYRDQEESKRRRETTDPLLRLERYLQNKGYFEESWKAQVEEEITKEIEKAVEDMEAYGPAEPSDMFTHVFETPTWSVQDQYDAFKARVKEEV, encoded by the coding sequence ATGGAAACGCAATTTCCGATGAAGCAGATCTTAAATGAAGATGGAATCGTCGTCAATTCCGAGTATGAAAGCCAAATGACGGAGGAACTGACGAAAGAGCTTTATGTCATGATGTTACGAGCACGTATGTTTGACCGAAAAAGTGTCAACCTGCAGCGTCAAGGACGGATCGGTACGTATGTCCCGTTCGAGGGTCAAGAGGCAGCACAAGTCGGAAGTTCACTCGTCCTGGAAGAAGGCGACTGGATGTTCCCGACATACCGTGACCACGGAGCAACGTTGACTTACGGTCACTCTGCGCGAAATCTGTTTTTATACTGGAAGGGCTATCCGATGGGCTGTGTGCCGCCGGAAGGAAAGAACATCTTCCCGCCAGCTGTACCGATCGCTTCCCAGCTCCTTCATGCGACAGGTGCGGCATGGGCAGAGCAAATGAAAGGAACAGATCGCGGCTCGATCGTCTATTTTGGTGACGGAGCGACTTCCGAAGGAGACTTCCATGAAGGGCTCAATTTTGCAAGCGTATACAATGCCCCGGTCGTCTTTTTCAACCAAAACAACGGGTTTGCAATTTCAGTACCAACCGAAAAGCAAATGAAATCGAAGACGATTGCACAAAAAGCAGTCGCATATGATATCCCAGGTGTCCGCCTCGACGGCAACGATATCTTTGTCGTTTATTTTGAAACGAAGAAAGCGATGGATCGTGCACGACGCGGTGAAGGGCCGACGTTGATCGAAGCGGTGACATACCGTTACGGCGCGCATACGACAGCGGACGATCCAAGCAAATACCGTGACCAGGAAGAAAGCAAGCGTCGTCGGGAAACGACAGATCCACTTCTTCGTCTCGAGCGCTATTTGCAAAACAAAGGATACTTCGAGGAGTCATGGAAAGCACAAGTGGAAGAAGAGATTACGAAAGAAATCGAGAAAGCGGTCGAGGATATGGAAGCATACGGACCAGCAGAACCGTCCGATATGTTCACCCATGTGTTCGAAACGCCTACTTGGTCGGTTCAGGATCAGTATGATGCATTCAAGGCTCGCGTAAAGGAGGAAGTATAG